The proteins below come from a single Hyphomicrobiales bacterium genomic window:
- a CDS encoding DUF1236 domain-containing protein: MRIMKNQMAAVALLAALAVPSAAVAQQAYATIDLNMRAGPGPQFPIVSVIRAEEGVTIYGCTESGSWCDVSWGQERGWAYAEYLAFDVAGSPAVVTQVAPDSAPSVVTYQTTTYWDEHYRDRPFYSERQRYVAVSNGSSGAAVGAAGGAVTGAVVGGPVGAVIGGVAGAAIGASIDPPARVESYVVNEPVEPVLLEGEVVLGARLPQVVALQPIPDYQYQYAIVNGQRVLVDPRTRTVVHIYR; this comes from the coding sequence ATGAGAATAATGAAGAACCAAATGGCCGCCGTGGCCCTGCTCGCGGCCCTGGCGGTTCCCAGCGCAGCGGTGGCACAGCAGGCCTATGCCACGATCGACCTCAACATGCGCGCCGGCCCCGGTCCGCAATTTCCCATCGTCTCGGTCATTCGCGCCGAGGAGGGCGTAACCATTTACGGATGCACCGAATCCGGAAGCTGGTGCGACGTAAGCTGGGGACAAGAGCGCGGCTGGGCCTATGCGGAGTATCTCGCCTTTGACGTGGCCGGTAGTCCGGCTGTCGTGACGCAAGTCGCCCCCGACTCGGCTCCATCCGTCGTCACCTACCAAACGACGACCTATTGGGACGAGCATTATCGCGATAGACCCTTCTATTCTGAGCGCCAGCGCTACGTCGCTGTTTCGAATGGCTCGTCGGGCGCAGCCGTCGGCGCGGCCGGCGGCGCGGTGACTGGTGCCGTCGTTGGCGGACCGGTTGGCGCGGTTATCGGCGGTGTCGCCGGTGCCGCCATCGGCGCGAGCATAGACCCGCCGGCCCGGGTGGAGAGCTACGTTGTCAATGAGCCGGTCGAGCCGGTCCTGCTCGAGGGCGAAGTCGTGCTTGGAGCCAGGCTGCCCCAGGTCGTCGCGCTGCAGCCCATTCCCGACTACCAGTATCAATACGCCATCGTGAACGGTCAGCGCGTCCTCGTCGATCCGCGGACGCGCACCGTCGTCCATATTTACAGATAG
- a CDS encoding PLD nuclease N-terminal domain-containing protein: MGFEYGGLLGLIVLVLDIWAVINVIQSRESTGAKVLWSLLIVVFPIIGFIIWLLAGPRSGLAHA; encoded by the coding sequence ATGGGTTTCGAATATGGTGGTTTGCTTGGATTGATCGTCTTGGTCCTCGATATCTGGGCCGTTATCAACGTCATTCAGAGCCGTGAATCGACCGGTGCGAAGGTACTGTGGAGCTTGCTGATCGTCGTTTTCCCAATCATCGGTTTCATCATTTGGCTGCTCGCAGGGCCGCGCAGCGGCCTCGCGCATGCTTAG
- a CDS encoding DUF1328 family protein, producing the protein MLGWALTFLIIALIAAAFGFAGIAGTSAWIAQVLFMIFLIALIVSVALHLVQRAAR; encoded by the coding sequence ATGTTGGGTTGGGCTTTGACGTTCCTCATCATTGCGCTAATTGCAGCAGCGTTCGGCTTTGCCGGAATTGCCGGAACGTCGGCCTGGATCGCCCAGGTTCTGTTCATGATTTTCCTGATCGCGCTCATCGTGTCGGTGGCCCTGCACCTCGTGCAACGCGCCGCGCGGTGA
- a CDS encoding matrixin family metalloprotease, with product MREFALGLAFAVALGLSGQEASAASQYKLLQFESHFVKWGNPHLGTAATVSYALVPQSMSFPGARNCGALRPLDRLLSASKIPASVFQSELRAAFAEWEVAANIRFRDAKDPTAADILIGAQDAPRGWAFTNVDYADASDGRTRTISKALICLNPERPWKIGFDGNIDIYDLRYTLLHEIGHAIGLDHPGPKGELMSFKYRETFRSLQAGDAAGAGVLYGTTSPSVIAETPEKADMEAAHSQRVSGSQPQLSLGDDKPSEAPRPAGLK from the coding sequence ATGAGGGAATTCGCGCTTGGACTGGCGTTTGCCGTTGCTCTCGGGCTTTCGGGCCAGGAGGCATCGGCCGCCTCGCAATACAAGCTCTTGCAATTCGAAAGCCACTTTGTGAAGTGGGGAAACCCGCATCTCGGTACCGCGGCTACGGTAAGCTATGCCCTTGTACCGCAGTCTATGTCCTTTCCAGGCGCCCGCAACTGTGGCGCGTTGCGTCCGCTGGACCGTCTTCTCTCCGCCTCGAAAATCCCTGCCTCGGTCTTTCAGTCCGAGCTCCGGGCCGCCTTCGCGGAATGGGAGGTGGCGGCGAATATCCGCTTTCGCGACGCAAAGGATCCTACGGCCGCCGATATTCTTATCGGCGCCCAGGACGCGCCTCGCGGCTGGGCCTTCACCAATGTGGACTATGCCGACGCCTCCGACGGTCGGACCCGCACAATCAGCAAGGCGCTGATCTGCCTCAATCCCGAGCGGCCATGGAAGATCGGCTTCGATGGCAATATCGACATTTACGATTTGCGTTACACGCTACTGCACGAAATCGGCCATGCGATCGGCCTCGATCATCCCGGCCCCAAGGGAGAGCTGATGTCGTTTAAGTATCGCGAGACGTTTCGAAGCCTCCAGGCCGGCGATGCGGCCGGGGCAGGGGTGCTTTACGGGACCACATCGCCTTCGGTGATCGCCGAGACGCCCGAGAAAGCCGATATGGAAGCTGCACACAGCCAGCGCGTTTCCGGATCGCAGCCGCAATTGTCGCTTGGCGATGACAAGCCGTCGGAAGCTCCCCGTCCTGCCGGCTTGAAATAG
- a CDS encoding PRC-barrel domain-containing protein, with protein sequence MNRLFTSTALAAALAVTPALAQQYGDQPQGTEPLLKQQETAPQQETAPQGSDTILEKQPQDQAPQDQAPQDQAAEQQPAESEAVEFVTAQQESDWLASSLIGRTVYNTEQQSLGSINDVILDQEGQIMAVLIGVGGFLGIGGKDVGVDFAALQFEEQKDVEPAPSPSPQPGAGLSTAPPAGTEPPAVPGQAPGSLAGNEPQSAEAEDDADHSKMIIVLNVTQEELAAAPAFVHIGEEPPVEASSLPPAESPEPSPTQTQ encoded by the coding sequence ATGAACCGCTTATTCACGTCTACCGCGCTGGCCGCGGCGCTCGCCGTGACCCCGGCGCTGGCACAACAGTACGGCGATCAACCTCAAGGCACCGAACCGCTCTTAAAGCAGCAGGAAACGGCTCCGCAGCAGGAAACGGCTCCGCAGGGTTCCGATACGATTCTCGAGAAGCAGCCCCAGGACCAAGCGCCGCAGGACCAAGCGCCGCAGGACCAGGCCGCCGAGCAGCAGCCGGCGGAGTCTGAGGCGGTCGAGTTTGTCACCGCGCAGCAGGAATCGGATTGGCTGGCGAGCTCGCTGATCGGCAGGACCGTGTACAACACCGAGCAACAGTCTCTCGGCAGCATCAACGACGTGATCCTCGATCAGGAGGGTCAAATCATGGCGGTGCTGATCGGTGTCGGCGGCTTCCTGGGCATCGGCGGGAAGGATGTCGGCGTCGACTTCGCGGCCTTGCAGTTCGAGGAGCAAAAGGACGTTGAGCCGGCCCCGTCTCCGTCTCCGCAGCCGGGCGCCGGCCTGTCAACGGCCCCGCCGGCCGGAACCGAGCCACCCGCCGTTCCGGGTCAGGCCCCAGGCTCGCTGGCCGGTAACGAGCCGCAGTCCGCAGAGGCCGAGGACGACGCTGACCACAGCAAAATGATCATCGTCCTTAACGTGACCCAGGAGGAGCTCGCGGCCGCGCCCGCCTTCGTGCACATCGGCGAAGAGCCGCCGGTGGAGGCATCAAGTCTGCCGCCAGCCGAATCCCCAGAGCCAAGCCCGACCCAAACCCAGTAG
- a CDS encoding septal ring lytic transglycosylase RlpA family protein, producing the protein MTSFKVLVSLVNPSSMNGTATIIAGALALIWFCSHDAAANSKIQCGMASWYAHTGRTASGEKADPNLLVAAHRTLPFGTRVEVKNLRNGRAIIVRINDRGPFIRNRVIDVSRAVAEKLGFLSRGTTKVRIRQVNSEAGGESAACP; encoded by the coding sequence TTGACGTCCTTCAAGGTCTTGGTGTCGCTGGTAAATCCAAGCTCAATGAACGGTACGGCTACGATAATCGCCGGAGCGCTGGCGCTGATTTGGTTTTGCAGCCATGACGCGGCGGCGAATTCGAAAATTCAGTGCGGGATGGCGTCTTGGTATGCCCATACGGGCCGAACGGCAAGCGGCGAAAAGGCCGATCCGAACCTGCTGGTGGCGGCGCATCGGACGCTCCCTTTCGGGACCCGTGTGGAGGTGAAGAACCTGCGCAACGGCCGCGCCATTATCGTCCGGATCAACGATCGCGGGCCGTTCATACGAAACCGGGTCATCGACGTGTCGCGCGCGGTCGCCGAAAAGCTTGGCTTCCTGTCTCGCGGCACGACCAAGGTGCGCATCCGTCAGGTAAACAGCGAAGCGGGCGGCGAATCGGCGGCGTGTCCGTAA
- a CDS encoding response regulator yields the protein MSVSETIAAHLPYLRRFARTLCGSQASGDAYVRAFLEVLIEDPAALPTDLDPRVATYKTFLRLWNMMDVNLEVDPPGARSSGHIDRKLENIAPLPRQAFLLRWVEGFSQQETARILGIALSEVQELIDAAGREIAGEVATSVLIIEDEPIIAMNLSGIVESLGHGVSAIARTHSEAVRAAKDKAPGLVLADIQLADGSSGIDAVNELLGSYEVPVIFVTAYPERLLTGQRPEPTYLISKPYDADAVKAVISQALFFENKAHRAGGQVSSD from the coding sequence ATGTCCGTATCCGAGACGATAGCAGCGCACTTGCCGTATCTGCGCCGATTTGCGCGAACCCTCTGCGGCAGCCAGGCCAGCGGCGATGCCTATGTCCGGGCGTTCCTGGAAGTGCTTATCGAGGATCCCGCTGCCCTGCCGACCGATCTGGACCCGCGCGTCGCGACCTATAAGACCTTCCTTAGACTATGGAACATGATGGACGTAAACCTCGAAGTCGACCCGCCCGGCGCCCGCAGCTCCGGTCACATCGACCGCAAGCTTGAAAACATTGCGCCGCTGCCGCGGCAAGCATTTCTGCTGCGCTGGGTCGAGGGATTCTCGCAGCAGGAGACCGCACGGATTCTCGGCATCGCCCTTTCAGAGGTGCAGGAATTGATCGACGCGGCTGGGCGAGAGATCGCGGGAGAAGTGGCGACGAGCGTCCTCATCATCGAAGACGAGCCGATCATCGCCATGAATCTTAGCGGTATCGTCGAGTCCCTCGGCCATGGCGTAAGCGCAATCGCGCGCACGCACAGCGAAGCTGTTCGGGCCGCCAAGGACAAAGCGCCGGGCCTTGTCCTCGCCGACATCCAGCTCGCAGACGGGTCATCCGGCATCGACGCGGTGAACGAGCTGCTCGGATCCTACGAGGTTCCGGTCATCTTCGTAACCGCCTACCCGGAACGTCTGTTGACCGGCCAGCGACCGGAGCCCACCTACCTGATCTCCAAGCCCTATGATGCCGACGCGGTCAAGGCCGTCATCAGCCAAGCTCTGTTTTTTGAGAACAAGGCTCATCGTGCCGGTGGTCAGGTCTCGTCCGATTAG
- a CDS encoding NepR family anti-sigma factor: MTRLTNRGNNDNDRVKNARKGNPAQEQKKERKMRPLAANSDSVSTRRRHESLSPAVQARIGQGLKALFDEIAHEPIPDDLLRLLERLEAENGKKPK, from the coding sequence GTGACGAGATTGACCAACCGTGGAAACAACGACAATGACCGGGTGAAAAACGCAAGGAAAGGAAATCCGGCCCAGGAGCAGAAGAAAGAGAGAAAAATGAGGCCGTTGGCCGCCAACAGCGACTCTGTCTCGACCCGCCGCAGGCACGAGAGCCTTTCACCGGCGGTGCAGGCCCGGATTGGCCAGGGGTTGAAGGCCCTGTTTGACGAAATCGCCCACGAACCCATCCCGGACGATCTGCTTCGCCTTCTTGAAAGACTTGAAGCGGAGAACGGAAAGAAACCGAAGTAA
- a CDS encoding sigma-70 family RNA polymerase sigma factor — translation MGPPIRTSLRDALIGEIPRLRGFAISLCGDRTQADDLVQETMVKAWDKLNSFEEGTNLRAWLFTILRNTFLSERRKRRREVEDIDGKLSGRLATQPEQPGHMDLKDLRDALTRLPEAQRTALMLVAASGLSYEEAAEVCGCAVGTIKSRVNRGRARLAQLLHMSEQSAVESDAAPMEDAAANPEVDVGGEVRRSVDS, via the coding sequence ATGGGCCCCCCCATCCGAACATCGCTTCGGGATGCGCTGATTGGCGAAATTCCGAGATTGAGAGGGTTCGCCATATCGCTTTGCGGTGACAGGACACAAGCCGATGACCTGGTCCAGGAGACGATGGTCAAGGCGTGGGACAAGCTCAATTCCTTCGAGGAAGGTACCAACTTGCGAGCTTGGCTTTTCACGATCCTGCGCAACACGTTTCTTTCGGAGAGGCGGAAACGCCGACGCGAAGTCGAAGACATCGACGGAAAACTCAGTGGCCGATTGGCAACGCAGCCGGAACAGCCCGGCCACATGGACCTGAAGGATCTTCGCGATGCCTTGACCCGGCTCCCGGAGGCTCAACGCACCGCTCTCATGCTGGTGGCCGCCTCGGGCCTTTCCTACGAGGAGGCGGCCGAGGTGTGCGGCTGCGCCGTCGGGACGATCAAGAGCAGGGTCAATCGCGGAAGGGCGCGATTGGCCCAGTTGCTGCACATGTCGGAGCAAAGTGCAGTCGAATCTGACGCCGCTCCCATGGAGGACGCTGCCGCAAATCCTGAAGTGGATGTCGGGGGAGAAGTACGCCGCAGCGTGGACTCATGA
- a CDS encoding HWE histidine kinase domain-containing protein has product MAIAVGVLVLLGWYFDQPLLRQGLPNNIEMKSNSAIGLILVGAGLLAFTSEALRAVPRFLGMALMLGGGMTLSQDIVGWDLRIDEFVFRELAYPAYTSSPGRMSPFSALSFVLIGGAFFLARRRRVWSILADIMLAAVIVQTLLVLIGYIYGVPALYYPFPLTAIPAHGAVMVLLIAIATFAAMPERGIAAAVMDRSLGGQMIRALLPWIILVPIALGWLQHRGVVAGYYDSSVSSALLSVSSIIFLIAIVWLTGSALARSDFDRQRALTQLHGEREWLRTTVASIADGVIVTDANGMVLIMNGVAEELTGWRRDDATERPIWEVFQTIDETSREPVDSSGLVALRERSTVKNAVHLLITREETEIPVEDSGAAIMGAGNLAVGAVLIFRDVTERRRTEDRQALLVRELNHRVRNVLMIVHSLVQASGRHASTEEAARMAGVLGERLRALSRAHELLLDTQWSGADLNAMVRRELEPFQTEGSNQVTINGPDVLLPPQSTSMLAMALHELATNAAKYGALSQPAGRLSVSWRVRGGKLALKWVETGVDIPAKKRMKSGFGTDLIEHGIGQNLGGETRIEFGEDGVSVAITVSLDQQPVEERPLPTAAALGE; this is encoded by the coding sequence ATGGCGATCGCCGTCGGCGTCCTCGTTCTGTTGGGCTGGTATTTCGATCAGCCCTTGCTGCGACAGGGCCTACCCAACAACATTGAGATGAAGTCGAATTCCGCTATCGGCCTGATCCTTGTCGGCGCCGGGCTGCTGGCGTTCACGAGCGAAGCGTTGCGCGCCGTACCCCGGTTCCTCGGAATGGCATTGATGCTGGGAGGCGGCATGACGCTGAGCCAGGACATTGTCGGCTGGGATCTCAGAATCGATGAGTTCGTCTTTCGTGAACTTGCGTACCCGGCATACACGTCCTCGCCCGGTCGCATGTCACCGTTCTCGGCGCTTTCGTTCGTGTTGATTGGGGGCGCATTCTTTCTGGCGCGGCGCCGCCGTGTTTGGTCGATCTTGGCCGACATCATGCTTGCTGCGGTCATCGTCCAGACACTCCTGGTTCTCATCGGCTACATCTACGGCGTGCCGGCACTCTATTACCCCTTCCCATTGACGGCGATACCGGCGCATGGCGCGGTCATGGTCCTTCTCATCGCCATCGCCACCTTCGCCGCAATGCCGGAACGCGGAATCGCCGCGGCGGTGATGGATCGGTCCTTGGGCGGGCAGATGATCCGCGCACTTCTGCCGTGGATTATTTTGGTGCCGATCGCGCTCGGCTGGCTGCAGCATCGCGGGGTGGTGGCCGGCTATTACGACAGTTCCGTCTCATCGGCTCTATTGTCGGTGTCCTCCATCATCTTTCTGATCGCTATCGTGTGGTTGACTGGGAGTGCCCTGGCGCGGTCGGATTTCGACCGGCAACGGGCCCTGACGCAACTGCACGGTGAGCGCGAGTGGCTGCGGACGACAGTAGCGAGCATTGCCGATGGCGTAATCGTCACGGATGCCAATGGCATGGTCCTGATCATGAATGGCGTTGCCGAGGAGCTGACGGGCTGGCGCCGCGACGATGCGACTGAACGGCCGATCTGGGAGGTCTTCCAGACCATCGACGAGACCAGCCGTGAGCCCGTCGACAGTTCCGGGCTCGTCGCCCTGCGCGAGCGCAGCACCGTCAAGAACGCGGTTCATCTTCTGATCACCCGGGAAGAAACGGAGATCCCCGTCGAGGATAGTGGCGCCGCTATCATGGGCGCGGGCAATCTGGCGGTAGGGGCGGTGCTGATCTTCCGCGATGTCACCGAGCGGCGACGGACGGAGGACCGCCAGGCCCTGCTTGTCCGCGAACTCAATCACCGCGTCAGAAACGTGCTCATGATCGTTCACTCCCTCGTTCAGGCGAGCGGCCGTCACGCGTCGACCGAGGAGGCGGCCAGGATGGCGGGCGTGCTCGGCGAGCGGCTCCGTGCACTGAGCCGGGCACACGAGCTCCTGCTCGACACGCAATGGTCCGGCGCGGACTTGAATGCCATGGTACGGCGCGAGCTAGAGCCGTTCCAGACCGAAGGCTCGAACCAAGTCACGATCAATGGACCGGATGTCCTGCTTCCGCCGCAGAGTACGTCGATGCTGGCGATGGCCCTGCACGAGCTGGCCACCAACGCCGCCAAATATGGCGCGCTGTCACAACCCGCCGGGCGCCTGAGCGTGTCGTGGCGTGTGAGGGGCGGGAAGCTCGCGCTGAAGTGGGTTGAGACCGGAGTGGACATTCCCGCCAAGAAACGGATGAAGTCGGGCTTCGGCACCGATCTCATCGAACACGGCATCGGGCAGAATCTCGGCGGGGAGACCCGGATCGAGTTTGGAGAAGACGGAGTGAGTGTGGCGATCACGGTCTCTCTCGACCAGCAGCCAGTCGAGGAGCGCCCGCTTCCGACGGCCGCCGCGCTCGGCGAGTAG
- a CDS encoding PRC-barrel domain-containing protein → MRKSIMRESIIFISAISLMAAGISVIVVGTRLALPEGQGSEDQIVIPKSLQPLPRQHAATGDLGQAEGTGGQPVYPSTLVGLRVYSTDGREVGDVVKVSTAANGEIRHLYVEIPEFLGLGTKTVRIPARMYEKNEDGVELVLTADAVNMLPEANLGRTTQPFPDREPHY, encoded by the coding sequence ATGCGTAAGTCGATTATGCGTGAATCGATCATATTCATTTCAGCCATCTCCCTGATGGCCGCGGGCATTTCCGTGATCGTGGTTGGCACCCGGCTTGCCCTTCCCGAGGGCCAGGGTTCCGAGGACCAGATTGTCATTCCGAAGAGCCTGCAGCCGCTGCCGCGGCAACACGCCGCAACTGGCGACCTCGGGCAGGCGGAAGGCACAGGCGGGCAGCCAGTGTATCCGAGCACTCTAGTCGGCCTTCGGGTCTACAGCACCGACGGCCGTGAGGTGGGTGACGTGGTCAAGGTCTCCACCGCCGCAAACGGGGAAATCCGACATCTCTATGTGGAAATACCGGAATTCCTCGGTCTCGGAACGAAAACCGTCCGCATTCCCGCCAGGATGTACGAGAAAAACGAGGACGGGGTCGAGCTGGTGTTGACCGCCGACGCCGTCAATATGCTGCCGGAGGCCAATTTGGGTCGCACGACGCAGCCCTTTCCCGACCGGGAGCCGCATTATTGA
- a CDS encoding TrkH family potassium uptake protein: protein MLRASIQFILYVNGLLLCLLAMLMILPALVDLAFDNPDAMVFAVSALLTFTLGALLAIANKTDKVPPGRTLFYLLTVSIWLIVSIFASIPLALSSLSIDIVDVYFETVSGLTTTGSTILVGLDHLPPGLLLWRSLLQWFGGIGIVVMAMVVLPALRVGGMQLFRTESSDISGKILPRARQIATVMAAAYVSLTLICAIALHIAGMSAFDAVNHALTTLSTGGFSTHDASIGDYDSVAIETVTIVFMALAAMPIIFFARIVIEPRAASFRDEQVRGLLMTLLAAILVVTAWNFLFRGVPLADALRDSAFSVTAVLTGTGYSTVDFSAWGSFAAGVFFFLFFIGGCAGSTAGGIKIFRWQIMLRAVANQLRTTLSPNRIVILRYRGQSVDPPMRNSINSFFFLYLLTYAGLSLAVMATGLDFVSAASAVAQAIGNVGPGLGPLVGPATTFAGIPDSAKLLLVLSMLVGRLELITLYVILTRDYWD, encoded by the coding sequence ATGCTTCGGGCGAGCATCCAGTTCATCCTCTACGTCAACGGGCTTCTTCTTTGCCTGCTGGCGATGCTGATGATCCTGCCGGCGCTGGTCGATCTGGCCTTCGACAATCCCGATGCGATGGTCTTCGCCGTTTCGGCGCTCCTCACTTTCACCCTCGGCGCATTGCTGGCGATCGCCAACAAGACAGACAAAGTGCCGCCGGGGCGGACTCTTTTCTATCTCCTGACCGTTTCGATCTGGCTGATCGTAAGCATCTTCGCCTCGATCCCGCTGGCGCTTTCCTCGCTCAGCATCGACATCGTCGACGTCTATTTCGAGACTGTCTCGGGGCTGACGACGACCGGGTCCACGATCCTAGTCGGTCTCGACCATCTGCCGCCCGGCCTGCTGTTGTGGCGCTCGCTTTTGCAGTGGTTCGGCGGCATCGGCATCGTCGTCATGGCGATGGTCGTGCTGCCGGCGCTGAGGGTCGGCGGCATGCAGCTATTCCGAACCGAATCCTCCGATATTTCGGGCAAGATCCTGCCGCGCGCCCGCCAGATCGCGACCGTCATGGCCGCGGCCTATGTGAGCCTGACGCTGATCTGCGCGATCGCGCTTCACATTGCCGGCATGTCGGCGTTCGACGCCGTCAACCACGCCCTGACGACGCTGTCGACCGGCGGTTTTTCGACCCACGACGCCTCGATCGGCGATTACGATTCGGTCGCCATCGAGACGGTCACCATCGTGTTCATGGCGCTGGCCGCCATGCCTATCATCTTCTTCGCGCGGATCGTGATCGAGCCGCGCGCCGCCTCGTTCCGGGACGAGCAGGTGAGGGGCCTGCTGATGACACTGTTGGCGGCAATCCTCGTTGTCACCGCATGGAATTTCCTGTTTCGCGGCGTGCCACTTGCCGACGCCCTGCGCGATTCCGCCTTCAGCGTCACCGCGGTCCTGACCGGCACCGGCTATTCGACGGTGGACTTCAGCGCCTGGGGGAGCTTCGCGGCTGGCGTCTTTTTCTTTCTGTTCTTCATCGGCGGCTGCGCCGGTTCCACCGCCGGCGGCATCAAGATCTTCCGCTGGCAGATCATGCTGCGCGCGGTCGCGAACCAGCTTCGCACCACGCTTTCGCCCAACCGGATCGTGATCCTTCGCTACCGCGGGCAATCCGTCGATCCGCCGATGAGGAATTCCATCAACAGCTTCTTTTTCCTCTATCTTTTGACCTATGCCGGGTTGTCTTTGGCGGTGATGGCGACCGGGCTCGATTTCGTTTCCGCTGCAAGCGCGGTCGCCCAGGCCATCGGCAATGTCGGGCCCGGCCTCGGCCCGCTGGTCGGCCCGGCGACGACCTTTGCCGGCATTCCCGATTCCGCGAAGCTGTTGCTCGTGCTGTCGATGCTGGTCGGCCGGCTCGAGCTGATTACGCTTTATGTGATCCTGACGCGGGATTACTGGGATTGA
- a CDS encoding glutathione S-transferase family protein, producing the protein MYVLVMGSKNYSSWSVRAWLALKMVGAEFTEIVIRLDKSDTAELVAAHSPSGLVPVLKDGALAVWDSLAIIEYLNERHPQAGLWPADAAARARARSICAEMHSGFAALRRECPMNLRRTPKPIAMSDEVKASVAHIEQMWSDCRAGEGAAGPFLFGRLSAADAVYAPVVSRFHVYKVPVTAESRAYMNAVMALPEWNELTEAARAEPPISKYDEIGAG; encoded by the coding sequence ATGTACGTTCTGGTGATGGGGTCGAAGAACTATTCCTCCTGGTCGGTTCGCGCTTGGTTGGCGCTGAAGATGGTCGGGGCGGAATTCACCGAGATCGTTATCCGGCTCGACAAGTCGGATACGGCCGAGCTGGTTGCCGCACATTCGCCGTCAGGCCTTGTGCCCGTGCTCAAGGACGGCGCGCTGGCGGTCTGGGATTCGCTTGCCATCATCGAATATCTCAACGAGCGCCATCCGCAAGCGGGCCTGTGGCCGGCCGATGCGGCGGCGCGCGCGCGGGCGCGGTCGATTTGCGCTGAAATGCATTCGGGATTCGCCGCACTGAGGCGCGAATGCCCGATGAATCTACGGCGCACGCCGAAACCGATCGCCATGTCGGACGAGGTCAAGGCGAGTGTCGCCCACATCGAGCAAATGTGGAGCGACTGCCGGGCCGGGGAGGGGGCGGCCGGGCCGTTCCTGTTCGGCCGCTTGTCAGCCGCAGACGCCGTCTACGCACCCGTTGTCAGCCGCTTCCACGTCTACAAGGTCCCGGTGACCGCCGAAAGCCGCGCCTATATGAACGCGGTAATGGCGCTGCCGGAATGGAACGAACTCACTGAGGCCGCGCGTGCCGAGCCGCCGATTTCCAAATATGACGAGATTGGCGCAGGCTAA
- a CDS encoding dodecin family protein encodes MSIARVTEIIASSPTSMEDAIRVGIERACKTLENVKGAWVQETTIQVEDGKIAEYRVNLKVTFILTD; translated from the coding sequence ATGAGCATTGCCCGCGTCACCGAAATAATCGCCTCCTCGCCGACGAGCATGGAGGACGCAATCCGCGTCGGCATCGAGCGCGCCTGCAAGACCCTTGAAAACGTAAAGGGGGCGTGGGTGCAGGAGACCACGATTCAGGTCGAGGACGGCAAGATCGCCGAATACCGGGTCAATCTGAAGGTCACCTTCATCCTGACCGATTAG
- a CDS encoding DUF1489 domain-containing protein gives MALNLIKLCVGCESIDDLAQWQAARLADYRRRGEPAELKHTTRMMPRRRDELLGGGSLYWVIKGFVQARQRLVDIRPFTDADGIRRCHLVLDSDLVAVAPRPFRAFQGWRYYPAKDAPLDLRMAAKGADEMPAELRRQLAALGLL, from the coding sequence ATGGCGCTCAACCTCATCAAGCTCTGCGTCGGTTGCGAGTCGATCGACGATCTTGCCCAGTGGCAGGCGGCGCGGCTTGCGGATTATCGGCGCCGGGGCGAGCCGGCGGAGCTAAAGCACACCACGCGGATGATGCCGCGCCGCCGCGACGAGCTGCTCGGCGGCGGCTCGCTTTACTGGGTCATCAAGGGGTTCGTGCAGGCCCGCCAGCGGCTGGTCGACATCCGGCCGTTCACCGATGCAGACGGCATCCGCCGCTGCCATCTGGTGCTCGACTCCGATCTCGTCGCCGTGGCGCCGCGGCCGTTCCGGGCGTTTCAGGGCTGGCGCTACTATCCGGCGAAGGACGCGCCACTCGACCTGCGTATGGCGGCCAAGGGGGCGGACGAAATGCCGGCCGAGCTGCGGCGTCAGCTCGCCGCGTTGGGACTTCTCTAA